GTCCGCGCACGCCTCGCTCGCGGGCGCTTCGGCACATACCGCGAGTGGAGAACGAACCACGCTCAAGCGCCCGTTCACGGCCACATTCAGTTGTTGCCAGGCATCCGTGGAAGGCCACGCTGGATCGCCGGGTCGCACGCGGCGCAGTGTCGGGCCGGCCGCCTCGCTCACCTCCATCGTCTTGTCGGCCTGCGCATTGGCCGCCCCCTGCGCGAGCGTTTGCTTTTGCGCTAACGCTCGCCAGCTTGCACCGAACCACGGCGCGGCGAGTGCGCCTTTGAGCAGAGTCCGCCGGTCGAATGCGCACATACGCTTGCCTGTCTCCCAAACGACCGCGCTGCGCAACGCCCGTATGGCGCGGCATCAGGTAAATGCTTTGCGCTGCGGTGTGATCGAACCGCACGCCCGTTCCGGCCAATAAAACGGTCGGAGGATAGTAGCCGCGAACCCCCGCATCCGCTACTACGAGAACGCGCGTTGCCGCGCCGCCGATGCGATAAATGACGCTAGACTACCGCCGGATCGACCCACAAAAATCGCATAACTATCCGGAGCGCATCGATGCCTTACGTTCTCTACTATTCGCCCGGCGCGGCCAGCATGGCGGTGCATTGGATGCTGATCGAACTGGGTGTGGCATTCGAAGCCCACCTCGTCGATATCGATTCCGGCAAGCAGCGCGAACCGGACTATCTGCGGCTCAATCCCTCGGGTCGGGTGCCGACGCTGGTGGTCGACGGCGTGCCGCGTCACGAATCGGCCGCGTTGCTGATGCTGCTCGCCGAACGGCATCCGGAGGCCGGCTTCGCGCCCGCGCCCGGTTCCGCCGAGCGCGCCGAGTGGCTCGAAACGATGATCTTTCTCGCCAACACGGTGCTGCCCGCCATGCGCGACTGGTTTTACGCGGATGTCGACGGCGAAGCGGCCGGCGCCGACGCGGTGCGCGCGCTCGCGGACCGCCGGCTCGCGCAAGCCTGGGACCGGCTCGACGCGCAACTCGCCGACAAGCCGGGTTACCTGATCGGCGGCCAGCTCGGCACGGTGGATTTCATGGCGCTCATGCTGATGCGCTGGACCCGCAATCAGCCACGGCCCGCGACCGGGTGGCCGCATCTCGCCGGCTATATCCACAGGCTGCGCGCGCTACCGTCGTTTATCGAACTGAATGCGCGCGAAGGGCTGACCGAGTGGCTTAACCCGAACGATTGACCGGCACGGCCGGCCGCCTTCAGCCCTGCCGCTTACCGATCACCACGACGCCGCGCGACAGCCCGCTCACGTTGTCGACCGCGAGCGCCGCCGCGTACAACTGCGCTACCGGCACCCACACCGCCGGATACTTGTAGCGCGCCACGTCGAGCAGCAAGGCGCTGTCGCTCGCCGCGTCGTACGCAGCGAGCGGCGACCAGTGTCCGCCACCGGTCTCGCCGATCTCGACGCGCCGGAAATTCAACAGCGCGAAGCGATCGCCACGGCGCGTGGTCTCGCGAATCAGATCGCGAAACTGGGCGAGCGTCAGGTCCGCCGCATGGTACGGCTGCACGACGACCGGAAACGCATTTAAGGCCTCTCCGAGCTGGTCGAGCGTCATGCCCTCGTGCGAGACGCGCGCCGCGTTGGCCACCTGCGGATCGACGCCGCGAAAGAAATCTTCCTGCGAGAAATACGGAAAGTCCGGATAGAGCGTCGAGGCGGGCCGGCGGATGCCCAACGCATTGAGCGCCATTACCGACGTCGCGACCGAGCAATACGCTTCGTTGCGCTGGGTTTCGAAATACTGCGAGAGCGGCCAGTACGACTGGTTGGCCGCGGCGCCGATCAGGCGCTTCTGACCGGCCGGCTGCGCGAGGGCGACGAGGTTGGACGGCACGGGCAGCGGGCCGTCGGCGGACTGCACAGTGGCGGGCGGCGCTTGAGTTGAGGGCTGCGCAACGGACTTCTGCGTCGTGGTCTGATTGGCGACCGGACTCGCGGTCTGACTCGGCGCCTGGCTGGTCGCTACCGGCGCCGGTGCGCAGGCCGCGAGCGCGGCCGTCATCAGCAGCACGGCAATCCACGTGGGCCGACTGGCGCGCCCAACGGTACGCTTCAAGGAGTATCTGGACATGGATCCTTCCACTGCGGATGAACTCGGAACGACTGCGCCGCCGCCGACGCATCTCGACAGGCGCGGTCAGGCTCCGGTTTTGTAACACGAAACGAAACTGCGCGTGAATCGCGCAGCGGGCCCGGACCGAGCCTTGGGCGAGCATGAGCGGCACGCTGCGCGGCCGTGTCCGGTTCAACGGCCAAGTACGGTAAGATCCGTCGCCATCGAAATCAATCCAACGGAATCAACAGCTTGAGCATGACTATCCCGTCACCTTGCGTCGACGTCTGCAGACTCGACGGCGCGACCGGCTTCTGTATCGGATGCCTGCGCACACGCGACGAAATTCGCGAGTGGAAAACCATGACCGACGACCTGCGCGTGCAGGTGATCGCTCAGAAAACCCACCGGGAAGTGACGGCGAAAGCGCAGATTCACGGACCTCGCGCGGCGGCGCAAACGTCCTGAACGTCCTGATCGGCAGCGCTCATTCGGGCGGCACCGCGAACGCGAAACTGTTCTTGCCGCTGCGCTTGACGTGGTACATCGCTTCGTCGGCGGCGGCGACCAGCCGCTGATAATCGTCGACGAGATCGGGAAAGCTCGCAATGCCGACGCTGGCGCTGACCGAGCCGATGCCCATCTGCGTATCGGTCTCGATCACGCACGCAATCAGCCGCTGGGCAATCTCGCCCAATTCCGCGGCTTTTGAAAACTCCCGCACCAGCACCGCGAACTCGTCGCCGCCAATCCGCGCGACGACGTCGCCTTTACGCACCGAGACACGAAAGCGTCGCGACACCGCAATCAGGAATTCATCGCCGACGCGATGGCCGAGCGAGTCGTTGATCTGCTTGAAACCGTCGAGGTCGACATACAGCACCGCGATCTTGTTTGGCGGTGAAGCCGCTGGGTCATTTCGCCTTGCAATCTCATGCCAATTTTCCGCGGCGTCTTCGAGCGTGGCGAACAGCTTGCGGCGGTTCGGCAGTCCGGTCATCGGGTCGTGCAAGGCCGCCTGCTCGAACTCCTGCGATTGCCCGACCAGTTGACGGTTGCGTTTGGCGTACAGACCCAGCGCCGCGAGCAGCAAGCAGAACAGCAACGCGGCCAGCGCGATCAGCAGATTCGCGACGTGCGCGATCCGCAGCCGCACGTCGGCGCTATCCACATCGTGTTGAGCGCGCCAGTATGCCGATGCCGTGGCGAGCCATGCGTCGATGCCGTTCAGCGGCGCGTCGGGCGCGAGCGCCGCGGGCGGCATGCGTGGTGCCGGGACCGGGCTGGCGTTGACGAGCGCCGCGAGCGAATCGAGGCGCTGCGTCAGCTCGGCGCGCGCGAGCCGGACGCCCTGCGCCGTGCGCCGACTCTCCCCGGGTGCCTGCTGCCACACGCCGACGACAGCACGCGCGCCTTCCGCGCGCTGCACCGCGTCGAGCACGAGTCCGGCGTAGTCCTGTTTCAACTGATCGGAGAAGATGGTCCTGATCTGCAGCGCGAGATAGAGCAGGCCGATCAGCAGGCACAGCAGCGATACGGCGGCCAGCATGGCCGGCGCCGGCCCGAAGCGGGTCGCGAAAGCGCGTGCCGTGCTACCGCGCCACGAGCGGTGCCGCTCACGGGTGGGAGTAGATGTCTTGTTGACTTGCGTTGCCATGCTGCCGATAGCTCACACGATGGAAGAACTGCCCCATGCGGGCGAACAGGCTTGGGGGTCGGGTGTTCGCGGCGTGGCGCCCGGAGGGCGAAGCGGCGCGCGTGTCGGCGGACCGTGGGTCTTTGGCGGGCCTGGCGGCGATGAGTTGTTGGGTCGGCGAATCGGCTGCGGCGGTTGAGCGGCGGCTCGCTGACGATGATGATGATGACGACGGCGATGCGGTTGGCGTGGCGTCCGTGGTGTTCGTGATGTTCGTGGCGCGAGCGAGTTCCGGGTCGGGCATGGACGGTCGTGCCACCTGGCCGGACCACGATGCCAGGCGGCCACCCTGCTCGCTCTGTGCTTCGCTGGACGTTTCGGCCGCTGTGGGTGCAACCCACGTCGGGGTCGGCGCTGCGGCAGTTGCAGGGGCTGCGATTGCCGCATTTTCCGTAGCCGCATTTGCCGTAGCCGCATTTGCCGTAGCCGCGTTTGCCGTGCCCCTACCCGCCCGCCCCACCGCTCCGCCCGCCCTCACTGCCGCACTAGCACCCAGCGCCTGCCGCGCGCCCGCAATCGCTTCGGCGTAAGCCTGCTGATCGTGATTGAACCAGACGCCGTACGCGAGCGTCCCCATCACGCCGAGGGCCAGCGCACCGGCCGTGGCGACGCCCATCGCCAGCCGGCCAAAACGAGGCGGCGCGACGGCCGGCGCCGGCCAGCCGTGCGCTTCGCGAGTCGGCGCGAGGCCGTCGATTGAAGGAACGGGGGGATTGGGCAAGTCGGTATCGTGGTACATCGCAATACGCTCCGGAATCCTTATGTCTGACGTGTAAACAGACTGGGGTTTCGCGCGACCTTGCCGAGCCGACGCAAGGTCGTTCGAAGAATTTACCCCGCTTAACGGATAGCGACAACACGGCAATGCTGCGCTTTAAACGCCATCGTTGCGAGAGCTATTCGCGCCGGGCATTCAGGTAAAACCTGCCAGGCTACCCGTTGCCGGACGCGCCGCCGGAAAGCCGCCCAGCGCGCTTGCGCCCGCCGGAACAAGGCCCGGCGTGACGAACGGCTCTCGACTGCGTTCGATGGGATTCGTAGACGCAACAACCAGGCCTGCGCCAGACTGGCGCCGTGCCGACCCGTGAAGCTTCGCGGGCACTGCTTGAAACGCAGTGGCGAAAGACAGACCCGCGAACGCATGTTGACCCGACCGACACCGCGACATTACTCGACCGTAATCGTCTCCTTCATGGTCGGATGAATGCCGCAGAAAACCTTGTACACGCCCGGCTTATCGAATTTGAACTGGTACGTGTCGTTCTGATCGAGCGCGGCGGAACGGAACAGGCCCGCGTCGTTCACCACCGTGTGCGGCTCGCCGTCGAGGTTTTTCCACGTCACCGTTGAACCGGCTTTAACGGTCATTGCCATCGGCGAGAACATGAAATTCTTGATGGTGACAGCGCCCGGCGTTTGCGCGTACGCAACCGACGAACCGGCCGCCGCCGCAAACAGGCTAGCGCCCAGAAACAGCACACATGACACGCGACGAAGGGTAGGGATTTGCATAGTGGATCTCCTGAATTCGAAAGTGCGCTGGATCAGACCAGCGTCGTATCGTCGAGCGTTGCTTTGAGCGGATGGTGCGCAATCTTGATGCTGGTCACGCCGAGCATTCGGGGCAGTTGATCGCTCGCCACCGTCAGCGGGCCGGGACCGGGGCCGTTGCCTGCGGTCGGCTGCGGATAGGCCGTGGAGCGCGCGGTGTGGAACGTGATGTTGCCTTCCACCTTCGAGACGATCTGATGAATGTGACCGTTGAGCACCGTCACCGAGCCGAAGCGTTTCAGATAGCTCATGGCCTGGCCCGCGTCGCCGGTGCCCCAGCCCCACGGCTCGTAGATCGTCCACATCGGCATGTGCGCGAACACCACGATCGGTGTACTCGACGAGCGTCCTTTCAGATCGTTTTCAAGCCACGCGAGCTGGTCGTCGCCGAGTCCGCCCAGACCGTTCGGCTTGAAATGCATCACGTTGACGAGCGCGACGAAATGCACGCCCTGGTGATCGAAGCTGTAATAGCCCTTGTTGTCCGAGGCCTGACCGAAACGGCTGAAGTATTCCGTGCCGGCGCCGTCGGTCACGTCGTGCTCGCCGGGCACCGTGTGCAACTCGGTGATGTTCAGGCCGGACATGAGTTGCGCGGCGAGATCGAATTCCGCGGGCCGCGACAGGTGGGTGATATCGCCGGTATGGATCGTCAGCGCCGGTTTCACCGGCATCGCGTTGACGAAGTCGATGGTCTGCTTCAGCGTGCCCGCCACGTCCGGATTGGCCTCCTTGTTAAAGCCGATATGCGAGTCGCTGATCTGCAGAAAGAGCGGCACGCCGGACATGGCGCCGGACGTTTTAGCGTCGGCGGCGAGCGCCAGTTCCATGGGCGTGAGAATCCCGCCTGCCAGCACGAACACGGTACCCACGCTGCCGAATGCCAGGCATTTGAGCGCGTTGCGACGTGACGCGTCGAACGGATGATGTGACGACATGGTGACCCCTTCAGGGTAAAGACTCGCGAACGCACCGCCGGATCATCCGGCGGGTGTCGCGACTCGGTTCGTCACGCATGACTGGCGGGGTGTCGGTTTTATTCCAACTTATTGACGGCGCGCCGCACGGCGACCTCGACGAAGTGCCCTTTCCCATATATCCCCATGCCTGGTGAGCATGCCTACCAGCTTATAAAGTCTTTTTCCTCCGGCTGCCGAACCACTAAATTGCATTCAAGCCAACGATTTGACGTCTCTCGCAACGTACCAACCGCGAGGGCGAACAACTCGGCCCCATACCGCAAACACATACCCAGCCAGGAGTTGAACATGAACCAGCCCGTCGTTCTGATCACCGGCGCTCTCACCGGCATCGGCCGCGCCACCGCCGTCGCTTTTGCGCAAAGCGGCGCCCGCCTTGTCGTCTCCGGTCGCCGCGCGGCCGAAGGCCGCGCACTCGAACAGGAACTCCGCAATCTCGGCGCGGATGCCCACTTCATCCAGGCCGACGTGCGCCGCGATGAAGAAGTGGCGAGCCTCGTCGACCAGACGGTCGCCCGCTTCGGTCGCCTCGACGCCGCCGTGAATAACGCCGGCACCGAAGGCCAACCCGGCGCGATCACGAGCCAGACGGCCGAGAGCTACGCCGCCACGTTCGATACCAACGTGCTCGGCACGCTGCTCAGCATGAAGCACGAACTGCGTGTCATGTCCGCGCAAAAAAGCGGCAGCGTGGTGAACGTGTCGTCGACCTACGGTCACGAAGGCGCCGCCTTCGCGTCGGTCTACGCAGGCAGCAAACATGCGGTGGAAGGCATGACCAAATCGGCCGCGCTCGAAGTGGCGTCGCTCGGCGTGCGCGTGAATGCGGTTGCGCCGGGACCGACCGACACCGGCATGCTCGACCGCTTCACCGGCACGCCGGAAAACAAGGCGGCGCTCGCGGCGAAGGTGCCGCTCGGCCGGATCGGCAAGCCGGATGACGTGGCGCGCGCAATCGTCTTTCTCGCCTCGGAGGCCGCGTCGTTCGTGACGGGGCAGATCGTCAGCGTCGATGGCGGCAAGACCGCAGGCTGAATCCATTCCATAACGTGAGCTAAAAAATGAGCGCTTCTTCCGAACTGAAACTGCTATCGCCGACCAACGTCGGCCCGATCTCGCTGGCCCATCGCGTGGTGCTCGCCCCGATGACACGCTTGCGCGCCGATCCGGACGACAGCCCCAGCGCGATGATGGTCGAGTACTACCGGCAGCGCGCATCCGAAGGCGGCCTGATGATCACCGAAAGCGCGCATCCGTCGTACGACAGCCGCGGCTATCTCGGCGCACCGGGCATCTACACGGACGAGCACGTCAAGGCGTGGCGCAAGATCACCGACGCGGTCCACGCGCGCGGCGCGCGCATTGTCATGCAGATCGCTCACGACGGCCGGCAATCGCACGTCGACCTGAGCGGGGGCAATGCGCCGGTAGCGCCCTCGGTGGTGCCCTATGACACGACCGTGTTCACGCAGAACGGCTGGGTGCCGAACTCGCCGCACCGTGCGCTCGAACTCGACGAAATTCCCGCGCTGATCCGCTCGTTCCGCGACGCAGCGGCGCGTGCGAAAGATGCCGGTTTCGACGGTGTCGAATTACACAACGCCAACGGTTACCTCGCCGATACGTTCCTGCAGGACGGCACCAACCAACGCACCGATGCCTACGGCGGCACGCTCGAAAAGCGCGCGCGCTTTTCGCTGGAAGCCGTCGAGGCATTTGCTTCGGTGTGGGGCGCGGATCGCGTGGGCGTGCGGGTGTCGCCGAGCGGCCAGTGGGGCGCCATTTCGGACAGCGATCCGGAAGCGACGTTCGGTTACTTCGCGCAACGGCTGAACGAGTACGGTCTCGCGTATCTGCACGTGATCGAACCGCGTGTGATGGGCACGGAAACGATAGTTGAAGGGCAAACGCCGGTTGCATCCGCGTTCCTGCGCCGGTTTTTCAGCGGACCGATCATCGCCGCGGGTGGTTTCGATCGCGACGGCGCCGAGCAGATTCTGCAACGCGGTGACGCCGATCTGGTGGCATTCGGCCGGTGGTTTTCGTCGAACCCGGATTTGCCTGAGCGTTTCCGGCTCGGACAACCGCTGACTCACTACAACCGCGAAGCGTTCTGGGGTGGCGACGAACGCGGCTATCTCGACTTTTCCACTTACGCGGAAGGCGTCGCGGCTTAACGCGCGCCGCCGGCATCTTCAACATCGTTCAAAGGAAGCCTGTCATGACTACCGAAACATTGACGCTGTACCACGGCGTTTCATCGCCGAATTCACGCCGTGTCCGCGTCTTTCTCGCTGAGAAAGGCCTCACGGTCCCGCTCGTCGCGGTCGACCTCGGCAAAGGCGAGCAGCACGGCGACGCCTATCGCGCGATTAACCCACGGCGTGTCGTCCCGACTCTCGTGCTTGCAGACGGTACGTCGATCGGCGAGGTGCCGGTGATTCAGCGCTACATCGAAGAAATCTATCCGGACGCACCGCTTCTCGGCACTTCGGCGAAAGACAGGGCGTTGATCGCGATGTGGGATCGGCGCGTGGAACAGGAAGGTTTCGCGTCGGTGATGGAAGCGATCCGCAATCTCGCCGCTGGATTGAAGGGCCGCGCGATTGCCGGGCCGCACGATTACGCGCAGATTCCGGAGCTGGTCGAACGTAGCCGGCAGCGCACGATCAATTTCCTGGCCGATCTGGACGAGCGTCTGCGAGAGACGGCGTTCGTCGCGGGCGATCGCTTCTCGGTGGCTGACATTACCGCGCTAGTCACGATCGATTTCGCGGCGAAGGCGATCGATCTGCCAGTGCCGACGGCGCTGCAGTCGGTCAAGCGCTGGTATGACGGCGTGTCGGTGCGAGCGAGTGCCTCGGCGTGATGGCTCGCTGCGCGTGAGGCGTCGCCTCGTTCGAGGCGACGTCGAAAATCAAGCTGCAACAGTGGCCCACATCGCTGGATTGCTGCATCGCGATGCGGGCCGCCCTACTACCCGCTGCTACCCACTCCTACCGCTTATTGCGCCTGCTGCGCCTGTTGCTTCAGCCGGAACTTGCCCTGATAGCGGATCGTCGGACGCTGCGACTGCGTGGTCGGCGCCGTCATCAGCATCTGACGCGCGAGCGGTGCGGCCGTCGGACTGAGCGAACCGATACTCGTCGCCCTCGACGGATCGGCTAACCCGTTCTTCACGAGCAGCTTCGCCTCGAGTTGCAGGCTGGTCAGCAGCACGGGATCCTTCAGCGCATTACCCTGCGCGAGCAACTGACTCCACGCGGTGTTGCTGTAGTTGGTCACGTAGTAGTCGAGACCGCTCGGATCGGCGAGCACCGCGGAACAGCCGTTCAGACGTACCTGGGTTTGCGTGTCCTTCAGCGCAATCGTCTTGCGCGCCGTGAGTCCGTCGCCATACGCGAGCGTCAACGGAATCGTCCACTGCGTGCCCGGATACTGGTTCTGGTTCGGGAACGGCGACTGTTTCAGCGTCACGACCGTCTGGTTGGTCGTCAGATCGCACTGCGTATCCAGCGAGATCAACGGCACACCGGTTTGCCGCACGAAACTGTCGCCGATCGCGCCCATCGGCTGGCCGCTCGCCTTGCTCAGTTCGTCCCACAGGCGCTTCGGCGTACCGTTGCCGAGCGAGTAATCGGCCAGATACGACTGCAGGCCTTTACGCAACACGTCTTCGCCGAGATAGTTCTCCAGCATCTTCAGCACGTGGCCGCCCTTGTTGTACGTGAAGGCGCTCGCGCTCAGCACGAAGTCGTTCGACGCCCAGCCATTGAAGTTCGGCTGCACCGGGAACGCGGTCGACTTCAGGTCGGCGTTGATCACCGCGTACTTTTCCTTCACGTTGTCGACCCAGTTGAAGCGGTCCGGGAAGAAACGCACCTTGGTTTTGTTCTCGAAGAACGTCGCGAACGATTCGTTGAGCCACACGTCGTCCCACCAGTCGAGCGTGACGAGATCGCCGAACCACTGGTGCGCCGCTTCATGCGTGAGCACCGTCACGCCGTAGTCGGACATGGGCGTGCCGGGCGCCGGCAGAATGTCGTCGGCGAATTCCAGAATCGCTCCCCAGTTCTCCATGCCGCCGAAGTTCAGGTCCTTCTGATCCTTGAACGCGTCGTTCGCGGCGATCGTGTCGAACTTGGTGAGCGGCAACGGAATGCCGGTGTAGCGATAGTAGTAATCGAGCGCCTGCTTGGTCTGCTGCATCGCCGGTTTGGCCCAGTCACGCATGCCGGGCGGCGTGAAGATGCGCAGATGCAGACCCTTGCCGTCGGGCAGCGGGCTCGTGAAGTCGTCGTCGAGAATATCGAACTGACCGCCGCCGAAGAACAGCAGATACGACGGCATGGGCGGCGTCTTCTCGAACGACACCAGCTTGTAGCCGCTATCCACGTTCACCGCCGGTTTTTCGGCCGCGTTCGAGACGACGTTCCAGTTCTGCGGGACTTCCGCACTCACCTCATAGGTGGGCCGGAAGGCCGGTTCGTCCCAGCCGGGAAACCATTGCCGCGACAGATTCGTCTCGCCCTGCGTGAGAATCGCGCCGCTGGTGGTGCCGTCGGTCGACTTCAGATCGACGCGGAACACGCCTTCGGCGGCGGAGCAACCCGGATACGGATCGTCGCCGCAACTGCCGCCGGTCTTCGCGACGGGATCGTCGTAGGTCTTGAAGTTGATGATGCCGCTCCACTCCATATGCAGCGAGTAGTTGCCAGCGGCGATCTGGCCGCTGACCGGGCGAAGCTGGTAGAAATCGCCGTCGTCCTGCGGCGTGGCGATCAGCGAGATATTGCCCGGCTGCAGCGTAATCGTGCCGTTGGTGAACTTGATCCGGTGGCCGGCGATCGTGATCGCGTTGACCGCTTTCTGCACCTTGATCTGCACGTCGGCACGGCCGTCGAACGACGACAGCGCCGGGTTCGGCCGGAACCACAGCTTGTAGTTGATCGGCGTGACGGTGTCCGGCAACTCGACCGGCGGCACGCCCTTGTTGATCGATGTATCGGCAACGACCGGTGCGGTCGGCGGCGTCAGCGCGGCTTCGGACGCGGCGACGGGAGGTTGCGCGGCCTTGCTGCTCGGCGAAGGCGAACCGTCGCTACCGCCGCATCCCGCCAGAACCACGATTCCGGCAAGTGCGAGGCACTGTATCTGCAATCGGAAATTTATACGCATTTTTAATCCTCGACTGACAATATCGGCATAAAGAATGTGCGATGAGTACTTGAGCTGTGTTTCTCTGTTTTTTTCAGCGAAAAAGGTCTCCCGCACTAGCACCGAATTGCTAGCGAGAATATATGGACGTGTTACACCCTCAGCACTAACGGCTGATTTTCAAATGACGACTTCGATTCATTACAATGCTTTCAGAATGTCGGCTTGAGCCGTTTTCTTCGGCTTTCACGCAATCGTCCACCTGACCGGCACAGCGGCGCCTCACCTGCGTCTCCGGGCAGGTGCATCAAAGCGGGATCAGTTTTGACGACAGTGCGTAGCCTAGTTTGGCAGACGTTATCATGTCAACTTTCTTTCAAAATATTTCATGCACCGGTGCCGGTGTATGCCTATCGAATGGATTAGGTAATCGCGAGAGTTAATCTTCTAAATCGCGGCATACATGGCGACACTACGGGGAAACTTTATTTCCCATGAGTCTGGAATGTGTTATTAGCGTCGCCAACATCAATCGCGCTCAGTGCGATTTCAATTTGAACCGGTAATTGAGTTCGCCACCATGCGGCGTGGTGATGCGGCTATCGTCGGAATGTTTTGCGGGAACGAGCGAGCCCTGCAGCTAGATCAGATCGCGTTGCTTGAACTCGTCGCGCAGTTCGGCCGCGCTGACGAAGAGATAGCCTTGCAAACCGGCGTCGATCGCACCGTTGACATTGGCCTGGGTGTCGTCGACGAACAGCGTTTCCGCAGCCGGCACACCGAGTTGTTCGAGGCAGCGCAGATACGTCTGCGCCGTGGGTTTTGCCGCACCGAACGACCCCGAAGCGTAAACGTCAGGAC
This genomic stretch from Paraburkholderia bryophila harbors:
- a CDS encoding glutathione S-transferase family protein, with the translated sequence MPYVLYYSPGAASMAVHWMLIELGVAFEAHLVDIDSGKQREPDYLRLNPSGRVPTLVVDGVPRHESAALLMLLAERHPEAGFAPAPGSAERAEWLETMIFLANTVLPAMRDWFYADVDGEAAGADAVRALADRRLAQAWDRLDAQLADKPGYLIGGQLGTVDFMALMLMRWTRNQPRPATGWPHLAGYIHRLRALPSFIELNAREGLTEWLNPND
- a CDS encoding phytochelatin synthase family protein; this translates as MSRYSLKRTVGRASRPTWIAVLLMTAALAACAPAPVATSQAPSQTASPVANQTTTQKSVAQPSTQAPPATVQSADGPLPVPSNLVALAQPAGQKRLIGAAANQSYWPLSQYFETQRNEAYCSVATSVMALNALGIRRPASTLYPDFPYFSQEDFFRGVDPQVANAARVSHEGMTLDQLGEALNAFPVVVQPYHAADLTLAQFRDLIRETTRRGDRFALLNFRRVEIGETGGGHWSPLAAYDAASDSALLLDVARYKYPAVWVPVAQLYAAALAVDNVSGLSRGVVVIGKRQG
- a CDS encoding DUF1289 domain-containing protein; the encoded protein is MTIPSPCVDVCRLDGATGFCIGCLRTRDEIREWKTMTDDLRVQVIAQKTHREVTAKAQIHGPRAAAQTS
- a CDS encoding GGDEF domain-containing protein, with the protein product MLAAVSLLCLLIGLLYLALQIRTIFSDQLKQDYAGLVLDAVQRAEGARAVVGVWQQAPGESRRTAQGVRLARAELTQRLDSLAALVNASPVPAPRMPPAALAPDAPLNGIDAWLATASAYWRAQHDVDSADVRLRIAHVANLLIALAALLFCLLLAALGLYAKRNRQLVGQSQEFEQAALHDPMTGLPNRRKLFATLEDAAENWHEIARRNDPAASPPNKIAVLYVDLDGFKQINDSLGHRVGDEFLIAVSRRFRVSVRKGDVVARIGGDEFAVLVREFSKAAELGEIAQRLIACVIETDTQMGIGSVSASVGIASFPDLVDDYQRLVAAADEAMYHVKRSGKNSFAFAVPPE
- a CDS encoding cupredoxin domain-containing protein, with amino-acid sequence MQIPTLRRVSCVLFLGASLFAAAAGSSVAYAQTPGAVTIKNFMFSPMAMTVKAGSTVTWKNLDGEPHTVVNDAGLFRSAALDQNDTYQFKFDKPGVYKVFCGIHPTMKETITVE
- a CDS encoding metallophosphoesterase family protein — its product is MSSHHPFDASRRNALKCLAFGSVGTVFVLAGGILTPMELALAADAKTSGAMSGVPLFLQISDSHIGFNKEANPDVAGTLKQTIDFVNAMPVKPALTIHTGDITHLSRPAEFDLAAQLMSGLNITELHTVPGEHDVTDGAGTEYFSRFGQASDNKGYYSFDHQGVHFVALVNVMHFKPNGLGGLGDDQLAWLENDLKGRSSSTPIVVFAHMPMWTIYEPWGWGTGDAGQAMSYLKRFGSVTVLNGHIHQIVSKVEGNITFHTARSTAYPQPTAGNGPGPGPLTVASDQLPRMLGVTSIKIAHHPLKATLDDTTLV
- a CDS encoding SDR family NAD(P)-dependent oxidoreductase, yielding MNQPVVLITGALTGIGRATAVAFAQSGARLVVSGRRAAEGRALEQELRNLGADAHFIQADVRRDEEVASLVDQTVARFGRLDAAVNNAGTEGQPGAITSQTAESYAATFDTNVLGTLLSMKHELRVMSAQKSGSVVNVSSTYGHEGAAFASVYAGSKHAVEGMTKSAALEVASLGVRVNAVAPGPTDTGMLDRFTGTPENKAALAAKVPLGRIGKPDDVARAIVFLASEAASFVTGQIVSVDGGKTAG
- a CDS encoding alkene reductase; protein product: MSASSELKLLSPTNVGPISLAHRVVLAPMTRLRADPDDSPSAMMVEYYRQRASEGGLMITESAHPSYDSRGYLGAPGIYTDEHVKAWRKITDAVHARGARIVMQIAHDGRQSHVDLSGGNAPVAPSVVPYDTTVFTQNGWVPNSPHRALELDEIPALIRSFRDAAARAKDAGFDGVELHNANGYLADTFLQDGTNQRTDAYGGTLEKRARFSLEAVEAFASVWGADRVGVRVSPSGQWGAISDSDPEATFGYFAQRLNEYGLAYLHVIEPRVMGTETIVEGQTPVASAFLRRFFSGPIIAAGGFDRDGAEQILQRGDADLVAFGRWFSSNPDLPERFRLGQPLTHYNREAFWGGDERGYLDFSTYAEGVAA
- a CDS encoding glutathione S-transferase family protein, which encodes MTTETLTLYHGVSSPNSRRVRVFLAEKGLTVPLVAVDLGKGEQHGDAYRAINPRRVVPTLVLADGTSIGEVPVIQRYIEEIYPDAPLLGTSAKDRALIAMWDRRVEQEGFASVMEAIRNLAAGLKGRAIAGPHDYAQIPELVERSRQRTINFLADLDERLRETAFVAGDRFSVADITALVTIDFAAKAIDLPVPTALQSVKRWYDGVSVRASASA
- a CDS encoding M1 family metallopeptidase is translated as MRINFRLQIQCLALAGIVVLAGCGGSDGSPSPSSKAAQPPVAASEAALTPPTAPVVADTSINKGVPPVELPDTVTPINYKLWFRPNPALSSFDGRADVQIKVQKAVNAITIAGHRIKFTNGTITLQPGNISLIATPQDDGDFYQLRPVSGQIAAGNYSLHMEWSGIINFKTYDDPVAKTGGSCGDDPYPGCSAAEGVFRVDLKSTDGTTSGAILTQGETNLSRQWFPGWDEPAFRPTYEVSAEVPQNWNVVSNAAEKPAVNVDSGYKLVSFEKTPPMPSYLLFFGGGQFDILDDDFTSPLPDGKGLHLRIFTPPGMRDWAKPAMQQTKQALDYYYRYTGIPLPLTKFDTIAANDAFKDQKDLNFGGMENWGAILEFADDILPAPGTPMSDYGVTVLTHEAAHQWFGDLVTLDWWDDVWLNESFATFFENKTKVRFFPDRFNWVDNVKEKYAVINADLKSTAFPVQPNFNGWASNDFVLSASAFTYNKGGHVLKMLENYLGEDVLRKGLQSYLADYSLGNGTPKRLWDELSKASGQPMGAIGDSFVRQTGVPLISLDTQCDLTTNQTVVTLKQSPFPNQNQYPGTQWTIPLTLAYGDGLTARKTIALKDTQTQVRLNGCSAVLADPSGLDYYVTNYSNTAWSQLLAQGNALKDPVLLTSLQLEAKLLVKNGLADPSRATSIGSLSPTAAPLARQMLMTAPTTQSQRPTIRYQGKFRLKQQAQQAQ